A stretch of the Malus sylvestris chromosome 10, drMalSylv7.2, whole genome shotgun sequence genome encodes the following:
- the LOC126585193 gene encoding oxygen-evolving enhancer protein 3, chloroplastic-like has product MAQAMASMAGLHGSSQAVLEGSLHLSSSSRLNAVSSTGRLAVASSGLTIRAQQVPSEPETSRRAVLGLVAVGLASGSFVQAVLAEAKPIKIGPPPPPSGGLPGTLNSDEARDLDLPLKERFFLQPLTPAQAAARAKESAKEIVAVKEFIDKKAWPYVQNDLRLRSSYLRYDLKTVISAKPKPEKEPLKELAGKLFKDIDGLDHAAKIKSTTEAEKYYAATVSSLNDVLAKLG; this is encoded by the exons ATGGCACAAGCTATGGCTTCAATGGCTGGCCTGCACGGTTCCTCCCAGGCAGTTTTGGAGGGCAGCCTCCACCTAAGCAGCTCATCACGCTTGAACGCGGTCAGCAGCACCGGCAGGCTAGCCGTGGCGAGCTCCGGGCTCACCATTAGAGCCCAGCAAGTGCCTTCAGAGCCCGAAACTAGTCGTAGGGCCGTGCTTGGTCTCGTCGCAGTTGGTTTGGCCTCCGGGTCATTTGTTCAAGCTGTGCTTGCCGAGGCTAAGCCCATCAAAATCGGTCCTCCTCCACCTCCCTCCGGAGGATTGC CTGGAACCCTAAACTCGGATGAGGCAAGAGACCTTGACCTGCCGTTGAAGGAGAGGTTCTTCCTCCAACCACTCACTCCGGCTCAGGCTGCCGCGCGGGCGAAGGAGTCAGCCAAGGAAATTGTAGCTGTCAAGGAGTTCATTGACAAAAAGGCATGGCCCTACGTCCAGAACGATCTTCGTCTCAGATCCTCGTATCTCCGTTATGACCTCAAGACCGTCATTTCTGCCAAACCTAAACCCGAGAAGGAGCCCCTCAAGGAACTCGCTGGAAAGCTCTTCAAAGACATTGACGGC TTGGACCATGCAGCAAAGATCAAGAGCACCACGGAAGCAGAGAAGTACTACGCCGCGACCGTATCTTCCCTCAATGATGTTCTTGCAAAGCTTGGTTAA
- the LOC126585174 gene encoding kinesin-like protein KIN-14C: MASRNQNRAPRSPFSKKSSLDEVPLDKRRRIETRKPEVPSSMGRQRPPLAVVKQDAAGTSDIGSVEGSECANVEFTKEEVEALLVEKLKVKKFDHKGKAEQLADYSKRLKLCIKWLQEVEEGHILEEEKLRNALASAEKKCADTEVEMRNKVDELNAVNSKLRENIATLEEKLAKEESEKLDAIASHRSEKEARDAAEKLQASLSQKLEIVREEKLVADKKVSSYQDLYNRAQEYNKSLQQYNSKLQKDLETATESLKRVEDEKRTVLETLSNLRVHNKALQDELTKVTASLDETLKQKELLDNEIKCLRGELQQVRDDRDRHAREIQDMRDQVVKYKENTEMSCEELDRLMRKSKALEERDSSQKQEIDTLKHELNAANDKLKMVSQSASETLTEFEEHKRIVQELQNRLAESELQILEGEKLRKKLHNTILELKGNIRVFCRVRPLLPDDANATDAPVVSYPTGTEALGRGLDLVQSGQKFNFTFDKVFHHETSQQDVFVEISQLVQSALDGYKVCIFAYGQTGSGKTYTMMGRPDAPEQKGLIPRSLEQIFQTSQALQAQGWKYKMQASMLEIYNENIRDLLCTGRSSSADLSKTENGVCGKQYTIKHDANGNTYVSDLTIVDVCNINQISSLLQQAAHSRSVGKTHMNEQSSRSHFVFTLRISGINENTEQQVQGVLNLIDLAGSERLSRSGATGERLKETQAINKSLSSLSDVIFALAKKEDHVPFRNSKLTYLLQPCLGGDSKTLMVVNISPDSSSVGESLCSLRFAARVNACEIGIPRRQTSMKPADNRLSYG, from the exons ATGGCGTCTCGCAACCAAAACAGGGCTCCTCGGAGCCCATTTTCT AAAAAGAGTAGTCTTGATGAAGTTCCCTTAGACAAGCGGCGGAGAATCGAAACAAGAAAACCGGAGGTACCGAGTAGTATGGGCCGCCAACGACCGCCACTTGCTGTTGTTAAGCAAGACGCAGCAGGTACAAGCGATATAGGCAGTGTGGAGGGATCAGAGTGTGCCAATGTTGAGTTTACGAAGGAAGAAGTTGAGGCGTTGTTGGTTGAGAAGTTAAAAGTGAAGAAATTTGATCACAAG GGGAAAGCTGAGCAGTTAGCTGATTATAGTAAGAGGCTGAAGCTATGCATCAAATGGTTGCAGGAAGTTGAGGAAGGCCATATTCTCGAGGAGGAAAAACTACGGAATGCATTGGCTTCTGCAGAAAAAAAATGCGCGGATACTG aGGTGGAGATGAGAAACAAGGTTGACGAGCTCAATGCCGTAAATTCAAAGCTGAGGGAAAATATAGCTACTTTAGAAGAGAAACTTGCGAAAGAAGAATCAGAGAAGTTG GATGCGATTGCTAGTCACAGAAGTGAAAAGGAAGCAAGGGATGCTGCTGAGAAGTTGCAAGCTTCTCTCTCACAGAAGCTTGAAATAGTGCGGGAGGAGAAATTAGTTGCAGACAAGAAG GTTTCTTCGTATCAGGATTTATATAATCGAGCACAAGAGTACAACAAGAGTCTACAACAGTACAATAGCAAACTCCAAAAAGATCTTGAAACTGCCACCGAGTCTCTCAAACGAGTTGAAGATGAGAAAAGGACTGTTCTGGAGACGCTTAGCAATTTGAGAGTTCACAATAAGGCATTGCAAGATGAGTTGACTAAAGTAACG GCCTCACTGGACGAAACATTAAAGCAGAAGGAATTATTAGATAATGAAATCAAATGCCTTCGTGGGGAACTGCAGCAAGTTAGAGATGACCGCGATCGCCATGCAAGAGAGATTCAAGATATGAGGGATCAGGTGGTGAAGTACAAGGAAAACACTGAGATGTCGTGTGAAGAGTTAGATAGATTGATGAGAAAATCAAAAGCCTTGGAG GAAAGAGATTCATCTCAAAAACAGGAGATAGATACCTTAAAGCATGAGCTAAATGCTGCCAATGATAAATTGAAG ATGGTCAGTCAATCCGCTTCAGAAACATTGACAGAATTTGAAGAACATAAGAGAATCGTACAGGAGTTACAAAATCGCCTCGCTGAATCAGAGCTGCAAATACTGGAAGGAGAGAAGTTGAGGAAAAAGTTACATAACACTATTCTG GAATTAAAAGGTAATATTAGGGTGTTCTGTCGAGTGCGTCCGTTGCTACCTGACGATGCCAATGCAACAGACGCCCCTGTAGTTTCTTATCCTACAGGAACAGAAGCTCTTGGCAGAGGCCTTGACTTGGTACAGAGTG GCCAAAAATTTAATTTCACATTTGACAAGGTGTTTCACCACGAGACTTCCCAACAAGACGTTTTTGTGGAAATATCGCAACTTGTACAAAGTGCACTTGATGGCTACAAG GTCTGTATATTTGCGTATGGTCAAACGGGTTCCGGAAAAACTTATACTATGATGGGCAGACCAGATGCTCCAGAGCAAAAAGGTTTAATACCTCGTTCACTTGAGCAAATATTCCAAACGAGTCAAGCTCTTCAGGCCCAGGGTTGGAAATACAAAATGCAG GCATCGATGCTTGAAATATACAATGAGAACATTCGTGACTTGTTATGCACTGGTCGTTCAAGCAGTGCAGACTTGTCAAAGACAGAAAATGGTGTTTGCGGAAAGCAGTACACGATAAAGCATGATGCAAATGGAAACACATATGTTTCTGACCTAACGATTGTTGATGTTTGCAACATAAACCAAATTTCATCTCTTCTGCAACAGGCTGCACATAGCAG GTCTGTAGGCAAGACTCATATGAATGAGCAATCTTCGAGAAGCCATTTTGTGTTTACCTTGCGTATATCTGGGATTAATGAG AACACGGAACAACAAGTCCAGGGGGTCTTAAATCTTATTGACCTTGCTGGTAGTGAAAGACTATCAAGGAGCGGTGCAACTGGAGAGCGTTTGAAGGAGACTCAG GCCATTAACAAAAGTCTCTCATCATTGAGCGACGTCATATTTGCTTTGGCGAAAAAGGAGGACCATGTTCCTTTTAGGAACTCCAAACTGACATATCTTCTACAG CCTTGTTTGGGAGGAGATTCGAAAACATTGATGGTTGTTAACATCTCCCCGGATTCCTCTTCGGTTGGGGAATCCCTCTGCTCACTTCGATTTGCTGCTAGGGTCAATGCTtgtgaaattgggattcctcGGAGGCAAACCTCCATGAAACCTGCAGATAATCGCTTAAGTTACGGCTAG
- the LOC126585198 gene encoding thioredoxin-like protein CXXS1, giving the protein MAGQLREEQQVTRPKVMKVDSVETWDSHVSQATNQGRPIIAHFTASWCMPSVAMNSFFEEIASDYPDVLFLTVDVDEVKEVATRLEIKAMPTFSLIRDGATVDKLVGANPEEIRKRIEGFFQSGRADVA; this is encoded by the exons ATGGCAGGTCAACTACGAGAAGAGCAGCAGGTAACTAGGCCCAAAGTCATGAAGGTTGACTCCGTGGAGACTTGGGACTCGCATGTTTCCCAAGCCACCAACCAAGGCCGTCCT ATTATTGCACATTTCACTGCTTCGTGGTGCATGCCTTCGGTGGCTATGAACTCATTCTTCGAGGAAATTGCCTCAGATTATCCGGATGTTCTGTTTCTCACCGTTGATGTCGACGAGGTTAAG GAGGTAGCGACCCGATTGGAGATAAAGGCGATGCCAACCTTTTCGCTGATAAGGGACGGTGCAACGGTTGACAAGCTCGTGGGTGCCAATCCGGAAGAGATAAGGAAAAGGATTGAGGGTTTCTTTCAGTCCGGACGTGCGGATGTTGCATAG